A region of Lathamus discolor isolate bLatDis1 chromosome 18, bLatDis1.hap1, whole genome shotgun sequence DNA encodes the following proteins:
- the EXTL1 gene encoding exostosin-like 1 isoform X3: MQTRKKYIFLTLLASWLLLFFLGGDQLRRFAFFSERKAEAQRDWPRWTDQSLLKSFADPEELQSDGDPSVPSPRERRAAQLSIYKNSRCRMETCFDFSRCEKHGFRVFTYPRDRDQPISESYSKILTSIERSRYYTPNPEEACLFILSIDTLDRDHLSGQYIRDVDEKIRGFPLWNSGRNHLIFNLYSGTWPNYTEDLGFDIGQAILAKASFYTESFRPGFDISIPLFPKDHPQRGGEKGWLYQDSVPPKKKYLLVFKGKRYLTGIGSGTRNALHHIHNGKDIISLTTCKHGKDWERHKDTRCDKDNVNYENFDYQELLHNSTFCIVPRGRRLGSFRFLEALQAACIPVLLSDGWELPFAEAIDWGKAAVVGNERLLLQIPSAVRCIHPERVLAFQQQTQFLWDAYFSSVDKIVHTTLEIIKDRLLQHRSRSRFLWNALPGGLLALPDFSTHLGDFPFYHQQRGTSPSKKFTAFIRATSMAGSLSQPILRLIQAVSGSQYCAQILVLWSSEKPSPPSGKWPQTTVPLTVIQGRSKVSDRFFPYAAIQTDAVLSLDEHSSLSTSEVDFAFVVWRSFPERIVGFPAQSHFWDAEQRRWGYTSKWTNELSIVLTTAAFYHRYYHSLFTKYLPAGLRELVDGLAACEDILMNILVATVTKLPPIKVAQRKQHKEAVPQQVGREDGDAGTPLDGEQSPSPAWSPPAKGKGTAGGRHQSQQQDCLNQLVDWFGYMPLVSSQLRLDPVLFKDQVSILRKRYPHLDKP, encoded by the exons ATGCAGACcaggaagaaatacattttcctaaCTTTGCTCGCCTCTTGGCTCCTGCTCTTCTTCCTTGGAGGAGACCAGCTGCGCCGTTTCGCTTTCTTTTCCGAGAGGAAAGCTGAAGCCCAGAGGGATTGGCCCCGCTGGACTGATCAGTCCCTCCTCAAAAGCTTTGCGGACCCCGAGGAGCTCCAGAGCGATGGGGATCCCTCAGTGCCCTCACCCCGGGAGCGGCGGGCGGCGCAGCTGAGCATCTACAAGAACAGCAGATGCCGGATGGAAACCTGCTTTGACTTCTCCAGATGTGAGAAGCACGGCTTCAGGGTGTTCACCTACCCCCGGGACAGAGACCAGCCCATCTCAGAGAGCTACAGCAAGATCCTCACCTCCATTGAGCGCTCTCGCTACTACACCCCGAACCCCGAGGAAGCTTGCCTCTTCATCCTCAGCATCGACACGCTGGACCGCGACCATCTCTCGGGTCAATACATCCGTGATGTTGATGAGAAAATTCGTGGCTTCCCACTGTGGAACAGTGGCCGCAACCACCTCATCTTCAACCTCTACTCGGGCACTTGGCCCAATTACACTGAGGACCTGGGCTTTGACATCGGCCAGGCCATCCTGGCCAAAGCCAGCTTCTACACAGAGAGCTTCAGGCCTGGCTTTGACATCTCCATCCCTCTCTTCCCTAAGGACCACCCGCAGCGCGGTGGGGAGAAGGGGTGGCTGTATCAGGACTCGGTCCCCCCAAAGAAGAAATACCTGCTGGTGTTCAAAGGGAAGCGATACCTGACCGGCATCGGCTCCGGCACCAGGAACGCGCTGCACCACATCCACAACGGGAAGGACATCATCTCCCTCACCACCTGCAAGCACGGCAAGGACTGGGAGAGGCACAAGGACACGCGCTGCGACAAGGATAACGTCAACTATGAAAA TTTTGActaccaggagctgctgcacaaCTCCACCTTCTGCATTGTGCCCCGGGGCAGGCGCTTGGGCTCCTTCCGCTTCTTGGAGGCACTGCAG GCTGCCTGCATCCCCGTGCTGTTGAGTGATGGCTGGGAGCTGCCCTTCGCCGAAGCCATCGACTGGGGCAAAGCTGCTGTCGTGGGCAATGAGAGACTGCTCCTGCAG ATCCCCTCTGCCGTGCGCTGCATCCATCCGGAGCGTGTGCTGGCTTTCCAGCAGCAGACCCAGTTCCTGTGGGATGCGTACTTCTCCTCTGTGGACAAGATTGTGCACACCACACTGGAG ATCATCAAGGACCGGCTGCTTCAGCACCGCTCCCGTTCCCGTTTCCTCTGGAACGCGCTGCCCGGGGGGCTCCTGGCCCTGCCCGACTTCTCCACGCACCTCGGGGACTTTCCCTTCTACCACCAGCAGCGCG GGACCAGCCCCTCCAAGAAGTTCACAGCTTTCATCCGGGCCACCTCGATGGCGGGGTCCCTCTCCCAGCCCATCCTCAGGCTCATCCAAGCCGTGTCCGGATCCCAGTACTGCGCCCAG ATCCTGGTGCTGTGGAGCAGTGAAAAGCCGTCACCACCGAGTGGGAAATGGCCCCAGACCACTGTGCCTCTGACTGTCATCCAGGGCAGGAGCAAG GTCAGTGACCGCTTCTTCCCCTATGCAGCCATCCAGACGGACGCTGTGCTGAGCCTGGACgagcacagcagcctctcaACCAGTGAG GTAGACTTTGCCTTCGTGGTGTGGCGCAGCTTCCCTGAGCGCATCGTGGGCTTCCCTGCACAGAGCCACTTCTGGGATGCTGAGCAAAGGCGCTGGGGCTACACCTCCAAGTGGACCAACGAGCTCTCCATCGTCCTCACCACCGCTGCCTTCTATCACAG GTATTATCACAGCCTCTTCACCAAGTACCTGCCGGCGGGGCTGCGGGAGCTGGTGGACGGCCTGGCCGCCTGTGAGGACATCCTGATGAACATCCTCGTGGCCACCGTCACCAAGCTGCCGCCCATTAAGGTGGCCCAGAGGAAGCAGCACAAGGAGGCAGTGCCCCAGCAGGTAGGGCGCgaggatggggatgcagggacacCCCTGGACGGGGAGCAGAGCCCCTCACCTGCATGGTCTCCTCCTGCCAAGGGGAAGGGCACAGCCGGTGGCCGGCATCAatcccagcagcaggactgCCTGAACCAGTTGGTGGACTGGTTTGGCTACATGCCCCTCGTGTCCTCCCAGCTGCGCCTCGACCCTGTCCTCTTCAAGGACCAGGTCTCCATCCTGCGCAAGAGATACCCACACTTGGATAAACCCTGA
- the EXTL1 gene encoding exostosin-like 1 isoform X4, whose product MQTRKKYIFLTLLASWLLLFFLGGDQLRRFAFFSERKAEAQRDWPRWTDQSLLKSFADPEELQSDGDPSVPSPRERRAAQLSIYKNSRCRMETCFDFSRCEKHGFRVFTYPRDRDQPISESYSKILTSIERSRYYTPNPEEACLFILSIDTLDRDHLSGQYIRDVDEKIRGFPLWNSGRNHLIFNLYSGTWPNYTEDLGFDIGQAILAKASFYTESFRPGFDISIPLFPKDHPQRGGEKGWLYQDSVPPKKKYLLVFKGKRYLTGIGSGTRNALHHIHNGKDIISLTTCKHGKDWERHKDTRCDKDNVNYENFDYQELLHNSTFCIVPRGRRLGSFRFLEALQAACIPVLLSDGWELPFAEAIDWGKAAVVGNERLLLQIPSAVRCIHPERVLAFQQQTQFLWDAYFSSVDKIVHTTLEIIKDRLLQHRSRSRFLWNALPGGLLALPDFSTHLGDFPFYHQQRGTSPSKKFTAFIRATSMAGSLSQPILRLIQAVSGSQYCAQILVLWSSEKPSPPSGKWPQTTVPLTVIQGRSKVSDRFFPYAAIQTDAVLSLDEHSSLSTSEVDFAFVVWRSFPERIVGFPAQSHFWDAEQRRWGYTSKWTNELSIVLTTAAFYHRYYHSLFTKYLPAGLRELVDGLAACEDILMNILVATVTKLPPIKVAQRKQHKEAVPQQGKGTAGGRHQSQQQDCLNQLVDWFGYMPLVSSQLRLDPVLFKDQVSILRKRYPHLDKP is encoded by the exons ATGCAGACcaggaagaaatacattttcctaaCTTTGCTCGCCTCTTGGCTCCTGCTCTTCTTCCTTGGAGGAGACCAGCTGCGCCGTTTCGCTTTCTTTTCCGAGAGGAAAGCTGAAGCCCAGAGGGATTGGCCCCGCTGGACTGATCAGTCCCTCCTCAAAAGCTTTGCGGACCCCGAGGAGCTCCAGAGCGATGGGGATCCCTCAGTGCCCTCACCCCGGGAGCGGCGGGCGGCGCAGCTGAGCATCTACAAGAACAGCAGATGCCGGATGGAAACCTGCTTTGACTTCTCCAGATGTGAGAAGCACGGCTTCAGGGTGTTCACCTACCCCCGGGACAGAGACCAGCCCATCTCAGAGAGCTACAGCAAGATCCTCACCTCCATTGAGCGCTCTCGCTACTACACCCCGAACCCCGAGGAAGCTTGCCTCTTCATCCTCAGCATCGACACGCTGGACCGCGACCATCTCTCGGGTCAATACATCCGTGATGTTGATGAGAAAATTCGTGGCTTCCCACTGTGGAACAGTGGCCGCAACCACCTCATCTTCAACCTCTACTCGGGCACTTGGCCCAATTACACTGAGGACCTGGGCTTTGACATCGGCCAGGCCATCCTGGCCAAAGCCAGCTTCTACACAGAGAGCTTCAGGCCTGGCTTTGACATCTCCATCCCTCTCTTCCCTAAGGACCACCCGCAGCGCGGTGGGGAGAAGGGGTGGCTGTATCAGGACTCGGTCCCCCCAAAGAAGAAATACCTGCTGGTGTTCAAAGGGAAGCGATACCTGACCGGCATCGGCTCCGGCACCAGGAACGCGCTGCACCACATCCACAACGGGAAGGACATCATCTCCCTCACCACCTGCAAGCACGGCAAGGACTGGGAGAGGCACAAGGACACGCGCTGCGACAAGGATAACGTCAACTATGAAAA TTTTGActaccaggagctgctgcacaaCTCCACCTTCTGCATTGTGCCCCGGGGCAGGCGCTTGGGCTCCTTCCGCTTCTTGGAGGCACTGCAG GCTGCCTGCATCCCCGTGCTGTTGAGTGATGGCTGGGAGCTGCCCTTCGCCGAAGCCATCGACTGGGGCAAAGCTGCTGTCGTGGGCAATGAGAGACTGCTCCTGCAG ATCCCCTCTGCCGTGCGCTGCATCCATCCGGAGCGTGTGCTGGCTTTCCAGCAGCAGACCCAGTTCCTGTGGGATGCGTACTTCTCCTCTGTGGACAAGATTGTGCACACCACACTGGAG ATCATCAAGGACCGGCTGCTTCAGCACCGCTCCCGTTCCCGTTTCCTCTGGAACGCGCTGCCCGGGGGGCTCCTGGCCCTGCCCGACTTCTCCACGCACCTCGGGGACTTTCCCTTCTACCACCAGCAGCGCG GGACCAGCCCCTCCAAGAAGTTCACAGCTTTCATCCGGGCCACCTCGATGGCGGGGTCCCTCTCCCAGCCCATCCTCAGGCTCATCCAAGCCGTGTCCGGATCCCAGTACTGCGCCCAG ATCCTGGTGCTGTGGAGCAGTGAAAAGCCGTCACCACCGAGTGGGAAATGGCCCCAGACCACTGTGCCTCTGACTGTCATCCAGGGCAGGAGCAAG GTCAGTGACCGCTTCTTCCCCTATGCAGCCATCCAGACGGACGCTGTGCTGAGCCTGGACgagcacagcagcctctcaACCAGTGAG GTAGACTTTGCCTTCGTGGTGTGGCGCAGCTTCCCTGAGCGCATCGTGGGCTTCCCTGCACAGAGCCACTTCTGGGATGCTGAGCAAAGGCGCTGGGGCTACACCTCCAAGTGGACCAACGAGCTCTCCATCGTCCTCACCACCGCTGCCTTCTATCACAG GTATTATCACAGCCTCTTCACCAAGTACCTGCCGGCGGGGCTGCGGGAGCTGGTGGACGGCCTGGCCGCCTGTGAGGACATCCTGATGAACATCCTCGTGGCCACCGTCACCAAGCTGCCGCCCATTAAGGTGGCCCAGAGGAAGCAGCACAAGGAGGCAGTGCCCCAGCAG GGGAAGGGCACAGCCGGTGGCCGGCATCAatcccagcagcaggactgCCTGAACCAGTTGGTGGACTGGTTTGGCTACATGCCCCTCGTGTCCTCCCAGCTGCGCCTCGACCCTGTCCTCTTCAAGGACCAGGTCTCCATCCTGCGCAAGAGATACCCACACTTGGATAAACCCTGA
- the EXTL1 gene encoding exostosin-like 1 isoform X5 codes for MQTRKKYIFLTLLASWLLLFFLGGDQLRRFAFFSERKAEAQRDWPRWTDQSLLKSFADPEELQSDGDPSVPSPRERRAAQLSIYKNSRCRMETCFDFSRCEKHGFRVFTYPRDRDQPISESYSKILTSIERSRYYTPNPEEACLFILSIDTLDRDHLSGQYIRDVDEKIRGFPLWNSGRNHLIFNLYSGTWPNYTEDLGFDIGQAILAKASFYTESFRPGFDISIPLFPKDHPQRGGEKGWLYQDSVPPKKKYLLVFKGKRYLTGIGSGTRNALHHIHNGKDIISLTTCKHGKDWERHKDTRCDKDNVNYENFDYQELLHNSTFCIVPRGRRLGSFRFLEALQAACIPVLLSDGWELPFAEAIDWGKAAVVGNERLLLQIPSAVRCIHPERVLAFQQQTQFLWDAYFSSVDKIVHTTLEVSPHLRPSPPPPKAPLVTAGCWEHLSGLWQIIKDRLLQHRSRSRFLWNALPGGLLALPDFSTHLGDFPFYHQQRGTSPSKKFTAFIRATSMAGSLSQPILRLIQAVSGSQYCAQILVLWSSEKPSPPSGKWPQTTVPLTVIQGRSKVSDRFFPYAAIQTDAVLSLDEHSSLSTSEVDFAFVVWRSFPERIVGFPAQSHFWDAEQRRWGYTSKWTNELSIVLTTAAFYHRYYHSLFTKYLPAGLRELVDGLAACEDILMNILVATVTKLPPIKVAQRKQHKEAVPQQLRLDPVLFKDQVSILRKRYPHLDKP; via the exons ATGCAGACcaggaagaaatacattttcctaaCTTTGCTCGCCTCTTGGCTCCTGCTCTTCTTCCTTGGAGGAGACCAGCTGCGCCGTTTCGCTTTCTTTTCCGAGAGGAAAGCTGAAGCCCAGAGGGATTGGCCCCGCTGGACTGATCAGTCCCTCCTCAAAAGCTTTGCGGACCCCGAGGAGCTCCAGAGCGATGGGGATCCCTCAGTGCCCTCACCCCGGGAGCGGCGGGCGGCGCAGCTGAGCATCTACAAGAACAGCAGATGCCGGATGGAAACCTGCTTTGACTTCTCCAGATGTGAGAAGCACGGCTTCAGGGTGTTCACCTACCCCCGGGACAGAGACCAGCCCATCTCAGAGAGCTACAGCAAGATCCTCACCTCCATTGAGCGCTCTCGCTACTACACCCCGAACCCCGAGGAAGCTTGCCTCTTCATCCTCAGCATCGACACGCTGGACCGCGACCATCTCTCGGGTCAATACATCCGTGATGTTGATGAGAAAATTCGTGGCTTCCCACTGTGGAACAGTGGCCGCAACCACCTCATCTTCAACCTCTACTCGGGCACTTGGCCCAATTACACTGAGGACCTGGGCTTTGACATCGGCCAGGCCATCCTGGCCAAAGCCAGCTTCTACACAGAGAGCTTCAGGCCTGGCTTTGACATCTCCATCCCTCTCTTCCCTAAGGACCACCCGCAGCGCGGTGGGGAGAAGGGGTGGCTGTATCAGGACTCGGTCCCCCCAAAGAAGAAATACCTGCTGGTGTTCAAAGGGAAGCGATACCTGACCGGCATCGGCTCCGGCACCAGGAACGCGCTGCACCACATCCACAACGGGAAGGACATCATCTCCCTCACCACCTGCAAGCACGGCAAGGACTGGGAGAGGCACAAGGACACGCGCTGCGACAAGGATAACGTCAACTATGAAAA TTTTGActaccaggagctgctgcacaaCTCCACCTTCTGCATTGTGCCCCGGGGCAGGCGCTTGGGCTCCTTCCGCTTCTTGGAGGCACTGCAG GCTGCCTGCATCCCCGTGCTGTTGAGTGATGGCTGGGAGCTGCCCTTCGCCGAAGCCATCGACTGGGGCAAAGCTGCTGTCGTGGGCAATGAGAGACTGCTCCTGCAG ATCCCCTCTGCCGTGCGCTGCATCCATCCGGAGCGTGTGCTGGCTTTCCAGCAGCAGACCCAGTTCCTGTGGGATGCGTACTTCTCCTCTGTGGACAAGATTGTGCACACCACACTGGAGGTGAGCCCCCACCTTcgaccttccccccccccccccaaagcccCCTTGGTCACAGCCGGGTGCTGGGAGCATCTCTCCGGCCTCTGGCAGATCATCAAGGACCGGCTGCTTCAGCACCGCTCCCGTTCCCGTTTCCTCTGGAACGCGCTGCCCGGGGGGCTCCTGGCCCTGCCCGACTTCTCCACGCACCTCGGGGACTTTCCCTTCTACCACCAGCAGCGCG GGACCAGCCCCTCCAAGAAGTTCACAGCTTTCATCCGGGCCACCTCGATGGCGGGGTCCCTCTCCCAGCCCATCCTCAGGCTCATCCAAGCCGTGTCCGGATCCCAGTACTGCGCCCAG ATCCTGGTGCTGTGGAGCAGTGAAAAGCCGTCACCACCGAGTGGGAAATGGCCCCAGACCACTGTGCCTCTGACTGTCATCCAGGGCAGGAGCAAG GTCAGTGACCGCTTCTTCCCCTATGCAGCCATCCAGACGGACGCTGTGCTGAGCCTGGACgagcacagcagcctctcaACCAGTGAG GTAGACTTTGCCTTCGTGGTGTGGCGCAGCTTCCCTGAGCGCATCGTGGGCTTCCCTGCACAGAGCCACTTCTGGGATGCTGAGCAAAGGCGCTGGGGCTACACCTCCAAGTGGACCAACGAGCTCTCCATCGTCCTCACCACCGCTGCCTTCTATCACAG GTATTATCACAGCCTCTTCACCAAGTACCTGCCGGCGGGGCTGCGGGAGCTGGTGGACGGCCTGGCCGCCTGTGAGGACATCCTGATGAACATCCTCGTGGCCACCGTCACCAAGCTGCCGCCCATTAAGGTGGCCCAGAGGAAGCAGCACAAGGAGGCAGTGCCCCAGCAG CTGCGCCTCGACCCTGTCCTCTTCAAGGACCAGGTCTCCATCCTGCGCAAGAGATACCCACACTTGGATAAACCCTGA
- the EXTL1 gene encoding exostosin-like 1 isoform X2 encodes MQTRKKYIFLTLLASWLLLFFLGGDQLRRFAFFSERKAEAQRDWPRWTDQSLLKSFADPEELQSDGDPSVPSPRERRAAQLSIYKNSRCRMETCFDFSRCEKHGFRVFTYPRDRDQPISESYSKILTSIERSRYYTPNPEEACLFILSIDTLDRDHLSGQYIRDVDEKIRGFPLWNSGRNHLIFNLYSGTWPNYTEDLGFDIGQAILAKASFYTESFRPGFDISIPLFPKDHPQRGGEKGWLYQDSVPPKKKYLLVFKGKRYLTGIGSGTRNALHHIHNGKDIISLTTCKHGKDWERHKDTRCDKDNVNYENFDYQELLHNSTFCIVPRGRRLGSFRFLEALQAACIPVLLSDGWELPFAEAIDWGKAAVVGNERLLLQIPSAVRCIHPERVLAFQQQTQFLWDAYFSSVDKIVHTTLEVSPHLRPSPPPPKAPLVTAGCWEHLSGLWQIIKDRLLQHRSRSRFLWNALPGGLLALPDFSTHLGDFPFYHQQRGTSPSKKFTAFIRATSMAGSLSQPILRLIQAVSGSQYCAQILVLWSSEKPSPPSGKWPQTTVPLTVIQGRSKVSDRFFPYAAIQTDAVLSLDEHSSLSTSEVDFAFVVWRSFPERIVGFPAQSHFWDAEQRRWGYTSKWTNELSIVLTTAAFYHRYYHSLFTKYLPAGLRELVDGLAACEDILMNILVATVTKLPPIKVAQRKQHKEAVPQQGKGTAGGRHQSQQQDCLNQLVDWFGYMPLVSSQLRLDPVLFKDQVSILRKRYPHLDKP; translated from the exons ATGCAGACcaggaagaaatacattttcctaaCTTTGCTCGCCTCTTGGCTCCTGCTCTTCTTCCTTGGAGGAGACCAGCTGCGCCGTTTCGCTTTCTTTTCCGAGAGGAAAGCTGAAGCCCAGAGGGATTGGCCCCGCTGGACTGATCAGTCCCTCCTCAAAAGCTTTGCGGACCCCGAGGAGCTCCAGAGCGATGGGGATCCCTCAGTGCCCTCACCCCGGGAGCGGCGGGCGGCGCAGCTGAGCATCTACAAGAACAGCAGATGCCGGATGGAAACCTGCTTTGACTTCTCCAGATGTGAGAAGCACGGCTTCAGGGTGTTCACCTACCCCCGGGACAGAGACCAGCCCATCTCAGAGAGCTACAGCAAGATCCTCACCTCCATTGAGCGCTCTCGCTACTACACCCCGAACCCCGAGGAAGCTTGCCTCTTCATCCTCAGCATCGACACGCTGGACCGCGACCATCTCTCGGGTCAATACATCCGTGATGTTGATGAGAAAATTCGTGGCTTCCCACTGTGGAACAGTGGCCGCAACCACCTCATCTTCAACCTCTACTCGGGCACTTGGCCCAATTACACTGAGGACCTGGGCTTTGACATCGGCCAGGCCATCCTGGCCAAAGCCAGCTTCTACACAGAGAGCTTCAGGCCTGGCTTTGACATCTCCATCCCTCTCTTCCCTAAGGACCACCCGCAGCGCGGTGGGGAGAAGGGGTGGCTGTATCAGGACTCGGTCCCCCCAAAGAAGAAATACCTGCTGGTGTTCAAAGGGAAGCGATACCTGACCGGCATCGGCTCCGGCACCAGGAACGCGCTGCACCACATCCACAACGGGAAGGACATCATCTCCCTCACCACCTGCAAGCACGGCAAGGACTGGGAGAGGCACAAGGACACGCGCTGCGACAAGGATAACGTCAACTATGAAAA TTTTGActaccaggagctgctgcacaaCTCCACCTTCTGCATTGTGCCCCGGGGCAGGCGCTTGGGCTCCTTCCGCTTCTTGGAGGCACTGCAG GCTGCCTGCATCCCCGTGCTGTTGAGTGATGGCTGGGAGCTGCCCTTCGCCGAAGCCATCGACTGGGGCAAAGCTGCTGTCGTGGGCAATGAGAGACTGCTCCTGCAG ATCCCCTCTGCCGTGCGCTGCATCCATCCGGAGCGTGTGCTGGCTTTCCAGCAGCAGACCCAGTTCCTGTGGGATGCGTACTTCTCCTCTGTGGACAAGATTGTGCACACCACACTGGAGGTGAGCCCCCACCTTcgaccttccccccccccccccaaagcccCCTTGGTCACAGCCGGGTGCTGGGAGCATCTCTCCGGCCTCTGGCAGATCATCAAGGACCGGCTGCTTCAGCACCGCTCCCGTTCCCGTTTCCTCTGGAACGCGCTGCCCGGGGGGCTCCTGGCCCTGCCCGACTTCTCCACGCACCTCGGGGACTTTCCCTTCTACCACCAGCAGCGCG GGACCAGCCCCTCCAAGAAGTTCACAGCTTTCATCCGGGCCACCTCGATGGCGGGGTCCCTCTCCCAGCCCATCCTCAGGCTCATCCAAGCCGTGTCCGGATCCCAGTACTGCGCCCAG ATCCTGGTGCTGTGGAGCAGTGAAAAGCCGTCACCACCGAGTGGGAAATGGCCCCAGACCACTGTGCCTCTGACTGTCATCCAGGGCAGGAGCAAG GTCAGTGACCGCTTCTTCCCCTATGCAGCCATCCAGACGGACGCTGTGCTGAGCCTGGACgagcacagcagcctctcaACCAGTGAG GTAGACTTTGCCTTCGTGGTGTGGCGCAGCTTCCCTGAGCGCATCGTGGGCTTCCCTGCACAGAGCCACTTCTGGGATGCTGAGCAAAGGCGCTGGGGCTACACCTCCAAGTGGACCAACGAGCTCTCCATCGTCCTCACCACCGCTGCCTTCTATCACAG GTATTATCACAGCCTCTTCACCAAGTACCTGCCGGCGGGGCTGCGGGAGCTGGTGGACGGCCTGGCCGCCTGTGAGGACATCCTGATGAACATCCTCGTGGCCACCGTCACCAAGCTGCCGCCCATTAAGGTGGCCCAGAGGAAGCAGCACAAGGAGGCAGTGCCCCAGCAG GGGAAGGGCACAGCCGGTGGCCGGCATCAatcccagcagcaggactgCCTGAACCAGTTGGTGGACTGGTTTGGCTACATGCCCCTCGTGTCCTCCCAGCTGCGCCTCGACCCTGTCCTCTTCAAGGACCAGGTCTCCATCCTGCGCAAGAGATACCCACACTTGGATAAACCCTGA